A genomic region of Streptomyces rimosus contains the following coding sequences:
- a CDS encoding beta-ketoacyl-[acyl-carrier-protein] synthase family protein, whose product MTLRLTGAAHRAFTGRPPAPADPFLAKIYSDMAELYGTAFDQERFEHANRNTFTDMARGLLDALPPVTDPVGLIVVASAVPDFEPRVSAVSYLTDALPGTPQSFALSDQGDAAPYTALRLAGQYAAEGQADRVLVTVFDQTTVPANPGPPRQGTDARDGAAALLLSAEGPGAPTGVRQYGGLTPEDAHVLLREALPGGAATLLLGGGLDPERVAVPAGVTVERASAEFPCSGVWGLLADRLADFAEQRLPVFLADYVPQGTGEEKAGELSFCVVDFSAATA is encoded by the coding sequence GTGACGCTCCGCCTCACGGGGGCGGCGCACCGCGCCTTCACCGGCCGGCCGCCCGCCCCCGCCGACCCGTTCCTGGCGAAGATCTACTCCGATATGGCGGAGCTGTACGGCACCGCCTTCGACCAGGAGCGCTTCGAGCACGCCAACCGGAACACGTTCACCGACATGGCGCGGGGGCTGCTCGACGCGCTGCCGCCCGTGACGGACCCGGTCGGCCTGATCGTGGTCGCGTCGGCGGTGCCGGACTTCGAGCCCCGGGTGTCGGCGGTCTCATACCTGACCGACGCGCTGCCCGGCACACCGCAGTCCTTCGCGCTCAGCGACCAGGGTGACGCGGCCCCGTACACGGCCCTGCGGCTCGCCGGGCAGTACGCGGCCGAGGGGCAGGCCGACCGCGTCCTGGTCACGGTATTCGACCAGACGACGGTGCCCGCCAACCCCGGCCCGCCCCGGCAGGGCACGGACGCCCGGGACGGCGCGGCGGCGCTGCTGCTGTCCGCGGAGGGCCCCGGGGCGCCGACGGGCGTCCGGCAGTACGGCGGGCTGACGCCCGAGGACGCCCACGTCCTGTTGCGCGAGGCGCTGCCCGGCGGGGCGGCGACGCTCCTCCTGGGCGGCGGCCTCGATCCGGAGCGGGTCGCGGTGCCGGCCGGTGTGACGGTGGAGCGCGCGTCCGCCGAGTTCCCGTGCAGCGGCGTGTGGGGTCTGCTGGCCGACCGGCTCGCGGACTTCGCGGAGCAGCGGCTCCCGGTGTTCCTCGCCGACTACGTACCGCAGGGCACGGGTGAGGAGAAGGCCGGGGAACTGTCCTTCTGCGTGGTCGACTTCAGCGCCGCGACGGCGTGA
- a CDS encoding preATP grasp domain-containing protein: MESLLPGFNARLKAAVAGNEQVPFVFLGNFEVEEQWAVGEPGLPRMGFTGGGAVVNSMDEFAMLLAGEGDHVVLKARPDAGYLAYLRGLGLALPTVHVVAESDPARTVSQDALADPALQSALAQAGDGLMLYAHGVSTVEEELAERTGLPLAHPTAAVCKAVNSKIYSRRVADELGIAQARGWACETVMELSRAVEEARELLAQGRKLVLKDAYGVSGKGIMVIESERRLDRVHRMVLARAEAAGSDRAGLVLEEWVTKQTDLNYQVTVGRDGAVRFDFVKEAITENGTHKGHRMPARLTPAQLEQVTDAGLRIGARLAADGYFGVAGMDALLLPDGSVFPVIEINARNNMSTYQVRLQEAFVGEGRIALARHYPLRLGAPLPFEELRGTLDGLLLERPDGAGLLVNNYATVNAAVSTLAEPGATADGRLYGLVVGDTAEQVTAIDTEITARLAAVTEGAVHVG, from the coding sequence ATGGAATCGTTGCTGCCGGGCTTCAACGCCCGTCTGAAGGCTGCCGTGGCCGGGAACGAGCAGGTGCCGTTCGTCTTCCTCGGCAATTTCGAGGTCGAGGAACAGTGGGCGGTCGGCGAACCCGGCCTGCCGCGCATGGGATTCACCGGCGGCGGCGCCGTGGTGAACTCGATGGACGAATTCGCCATGCTGCTGGCGGGCGAGGGCGACCACGTCGTGCTCAAGGCGCGTCCGGACGCCGGCTACCTGGCGTACCTGCGCGGCCTGGGCCTCGCGCTGCCCACCGTGCACGTCGTCGCCGAGTCCGACCCGGCGCGCACGGTCTCCCAGGACGCGCTGGCCGACCCGGCGCTCCAGAGCGCGCTGGCGCAGGCCGGTGACGGCCTGATGCTCTACGCGCACGGTGTCTCCACCGTCGAGGAGGAGCTGGCCGAGCGGACCGGGCTGCCGCTCGCCCACCCGACGGCCGCGGTGTGCAAGGCCGTGAACAGCAAGATCTACAGCCGCCGGGTCGCCGACGAACTGGGCATCGCCCAGGCGCGCGGCTGGGCGTGCGAGACCGTCATGGAGCTGTCGCGGGCCGTCGAAGAGGCCCGGGAGCTGCTGGCGCAGGGCCGCAAGCTGGTCCTCAAGGACGCCTACGGGGTGTCCGGCAAGGGGATCATGGTCATCGAGAGCGAACGGCGGCTCGACCGGGTGCACCGGATGGTGCTCGCCCGCGCCGAGGCGGCCGGCAGCGACCGGGCCGGGCTCGTCCTGGAAGAGTGGGTGACCAAGCAGACCGACCTGAACTACCAGGTCACCGTGGGCCGGGACGGCGCCGTGCGGTTCGACTTCGTCAAGGAAGCGATCACCGAGAACGGCACGCACAAGGGCCACCGGATGCCCGCCCGCCTCACTCCCGCGCAGCTGGAGCAGGTCACCGACGCCGGTCTGCGGATCGGCGCGCGGCTCGCCGCCGACGGCTACTTCGGCGTCGCGGGCATGGACGCCCTGCTGCTGCCGGACGGCTCGGTCTTCCCGGTCATCGAGATCAACGCCCGCAACAACATGTCCACGTACCAGGTGCGGCTCCAGGAAGCCTTCGTCGGCGAGGGCCGCATCGCGCTCGCCCGGCACTACCCGCTGCGGCTCGGCGCGCCGCTGCCCTTCGAGGAGCTGCGCGGCACGCTCGACGGCCTGCTGTTGGAGCGCCCCGACGGCGCCGGGCTGCTGGTGAACAACTACGCCACCGTCAACGCCGCCGTCAGCACCCTCGCCGAGCCCGGCGCCACCGCCGACGGCCGCCTGTACGGGCTGGTCGTGGGCGACACCGCGGAGCAGGTCACCGCGATCGACACCGAGATCACCGCCCGGCTGGCCGCGGTGACGGAAGGAGCCGTCCATGTCGGCTGA
- a CDS encoding response regulator transcription factor, producing MRVVLGEDLFLLREGMERLLEAHGCTIVASVDNAPELLRALIDERPDVAIVDVRLPPTFTDEGIQVALEARRQVPGLPVLVLSQYVEQLYARELLADGTGSVGYLLKDRVLNSGQFIEAVRRVADGGTAMDPKVIEKLLHNGSRQEPLDSLTQRELEVLGLMAEGKSNAGIAESLFVTDKAIGKHINNIFSKLQLLPSRDDNRRVQAVLTYLNVATA from the coding sequence ATGCGTGTCGTCCTCGGAGAAGACCTCTTCCTCCTGAGGGAAGGCATGGAACGCCTTCTGGAGGCCCACGGCTGCACCATCGTGGCGTCCGTGGACAACGCGCCGGAACTGCTGCGCGCGCTCATCGACGAACGCCCCGACGTGGCCATCGTGGACGTACGGTTGCCGCCCACCTTCACCGACGAGGGCATCCAGGTCGCGCTGGAGGCGCGCCGCCAGGTCCCGGGCCTGCCCGTCCTCGTCCTCTCCCAGTACGTGGAACAGCTCTACGCCCGCGAACTGCTCGCCGACGGCACCGGATCGGTCGGCTATCTGCTCAAGGACCGGGTGCTCAACAGCGGCCAGTTCATCGAGGCGGTGCGCCGCGTCGCGGACGGCGGCACGGCCATGGACCCCAAGGTCATAGAGAAGCTGCTGCACAACGGCTCGCGCCAGGAGCCCCTGGACAGCCTGACCCAGCGCGAGCTGGAGGTGCTGGGGCTGATGGCGGAGGGCAAGTCGAACGCCGGCATCGCCGAGTCGCTGTTCGTCACCGACAAGGCCATCGGCAAGCACATCAACAACATCTTCAGCAAGCTCCAGCTGCTGCCGTCCCGGGACGACAACCGGCGCGTGCAGGCCGTGCTCACGTACCTGAACGTCGCCACCGCCTGA
- the sbnB gene encoding 2,3-diaminopropionate biosynthesis protein SbnB — MPPSGTEVPSFSVISGEQVSRVLHGQEKQIVELVDYAYRVHGVGDTVNPPSYFLKFEDRPSARIIALPASVGGEVGVDGIKWISSFPENIESGLPRASAVLILNDRDTGYPFACMESSIISAVRTAASAALAADWLTRERGRPKRVGFIGTGLIARYIHTYLAGTGWEFDEIGIHDLSNEYAAGFENHLKDAGGTGRTVLHDSAESLIRNSDLVVFATVAGTPHVTSPAWFAHNPVVLHVSLRDLGPEVIKASSNFVDDVEHVLKANTSVHLVEQEVGNRYFINGTLHNVMTGMVKIPRDRPVVFSPFGLGVLDLTVAKHVYDELAASDGLHTVDGFFHELSRHGKK, encoded by the coding sequence ATGCCCCCCTCTGGCACTGAGGTACCGTCCTTCTCCGTCATCTCGGGCGAGCAGGTCTCCCGAGTTCTGCACGGGCAGGAAAAGCAGATCGTCGAGCTGGTCGACTACGCCTACCGCGTGCACGGTGTCGGTGACACCGTCAATCCGCCGTCGTACTTCCTGAAGTTCGAGGACCGGCCGTCGGCGCGCATCATCGCGCTGCCCGCCTCCGTGGGCGGCGAGGTCGGTGTCGACGGCATCAAGTGGATTTCCAGTTTTCCCGAGAACATCGAGTCCGGCCTGCCGCGTGCCTCGGCCGTGCTCATCCTCAACGACCGGGACACCGGTTATCCGTTCGCCTGCATGGAGAGCTCCATCATCAGCGCGGTGCGCACGGCGGCCTCCGCGGCGCTGGCCGCCGACTGGCTGACCCGCGAGCGGGGCCGCCCGAAGCGCGTCGGATTCATCGGCACCGGCCTGATCGCCCGCTATATCCACACCTATCTCGCGGGCACCGGCTGGGAATTCGACGAGATCGGCATCCACGACCTCAGCAATGAATACGCCGCGGGCTTCGAGAACCACCTGAAGGACGCCGGCGGCACCGGGCGCACCGTCCTCCACGACTCGGCGGAGAGCCTGATCCGCAACAGCGACCTGGTCGTCTTCGCCACCGTCGCGGGCACTCCGCACGTCACCAGCCCGGCGTGGTTCGCGCACAACCCGGTGGTGCTCCACGTGTCGCTGCGCGACCTGGGCCCGGAGGTCATCAAGGCGTCGTCCAACTTCGTGGACGACGTCGAGCACGTACTGAAGGCCAACACCTCCGTGCACCTCGTCGAGCAGGAGGTCGGCAACCGCTATTTCATCAACGGAACCCTGCACAACGTGATGACGGGCATGGTGAAGATTCCGCGGGACCGCCCCGTCGTCTTCTCGCCCTTCGGCCTCGGCGTCCTGGACCTGACCGTCGCCAAGCACGTCTACGACGAACTCGCCGCGAGCGACGGGCTACACACGGTCGACGGGTTCTTCCACGAACTGTCCCGGCACGGGAAGAAATAG
- a CDS encoding acyl carrier protein — translation MSQTAESTAQDQTITAVREALGDVLQRELPDLGPDAKLFDDYGLDSTGVLDLLMRLEEVFDVEFDTEELEMSHFATVRTLADYVAAAR, via the coding sequence ATGTCGCAGACCGCCGAGAGCACCGCGCAGGACCAGACGATCACCGCCGTCCGCGAGGCGCTCGGTGACGTGCTCCAGCGTGAGCTGCCCGACCTCGGCCCCGACGCCAAGCTCTTCGACGACTACGGCCTGGACTCCACCGGCGTCCTGGACCTGCTGATGCGTCTGGAGGAGGTCTTCGACGTCGAGTTCGACACCGAGGAGCTGGAGATGAGCCACTTCGCCACCGTGCGGACGCTGGCCGACTACGTGGCCGCCGCGCGGTGA
- a CDS encoding type III PLP-dependent enzyme: MSAEFEIQGIGITELAERHGTPLYVYDGDALAANFRSLRERLHPRAEIFFSLKANPNLSICALLGAQGARAEISSMTELVTARRAGIAPRDIIFLGPGKSRAELAACLDEGIYAIVCESLGELELIDELARERGVTAPVALRVNPSFSVKGSGLTMGGKPRQFGIDETVLFDQSDLAGRHANVRLMGVQVYMGTRILSEEVVAENTGRIFDLAERLSEKLGFDLDLVDFGGGFGVAYFDGERDLDQERLTTLLNPVIEEFAARHPGTRLINELGRYLTAPYGTYVSRVRYVKTSMDENFAVVDGGTNHHMAAVGIGSFVKRNFPIRLLNRTDAGETESWHVTGPLCTPNDTLGKKVQLPPLRPGDLIGVERSGAYGPTASPVHFLSHGYPAEVLVTGGRDHLVGAPEQPEDLLRRQRLYTDDAPAADAAH; this comes from the coding sequence ATGTCGGCTGAGTTCGAGATCCAGGGCATCGGCATCACCGAGCTGGCCGAACGCCACGGCACACCGCTGTACGTGTACGACGGCGACGCGCTCGCGGCGAACTTCCGCAGCCTGCGCGAGCGCCTCCACCCGCGCGCGGAGATCTTCTTCTCCCTCAAGGCGAACCCGAACCTCTCGATCTGCGCGCTGCTCGGCGCGCAGGGCGCCCGCGCCGAGATCTCCTCGATGACCGAGCTGGTCACCGCCCGCCGGGCGGGCATCGCGCCGCGCGACATCATCTTCCTGGGCCCCGGCAAGAGCCGCGCCGAGCTGGCCGCCTGCCTGGACGAGGGCATCTACGCGATCGTCTGCGAGTCGCTGGGCGAACTGGAGCTGATCGACGAACTGGCCCGGGAACGCGGCGTCACCGCGCCCGTCGCGCTGCGCGTCAACCCCAGCTTCTCCGTCAAGGGCTCGGGCCTGACCATGGGCGGCAAGCCGCGCCAGTTCGGCATCGACGAGACCGTCCTGTTCGACCAGTCCGACCTCGCAGGCCGCCACGCCAACGTCCGCCTGATGGGCGTGCAGGTCTACATGGGCACCCGCATCCTCAGCGAGGAGGTGGTGGCCGAGAACACCGGCCGGATCTTCGACCTCGCCGAGCGGCTGTCGGAGAAGCTGGGCTTCGACCTCGACCTGGTCGACTTCGGCGGCGGCTTCGGCGTCGCGTACTTCGACGGGGAGCGCGACCTGGACCAGGAGCGGCTGACCACGCTGCTCAACCCGGTCATCGAGGAGTTCGCCGCGCGGCACCCCGGCACCCGGCTGATCAACGAGCTGGGCCGCTACCTGACCGCCCCGTACGGCACCTACGTCTCGCGGGTGCGCTACGTGAAGACCTCGATGGACGAGAACTTCGCGGTGGTCGACGGCGGCACCAACCACCACATGGCGGCCGTCGGCATCGGCTCCTTCGTCAAGCGCAACTTCCCGATCCGGCTGCTCAACCGCACGGACGCGGGCGAAACCGAGAGCTGGCACGTCACCGGGCCGCTGTGCACCCCCAACGACACCCTCGGCAAAAAGGTGCAGCTGCCGCCGCTGCGTCCCGGCGACCTGATCGGCGTGGAGCGCTCCGGCGCGTACGGGCCGACCGCCTCGCCGGTGCACTTCCTCAGCCACGGCTACCCGGCCGAGGTACTGGTGACCGGCGGCCGGGACCACCTGGTCGGCGCGCCCGAGCAGCCCGAGGACCTGCTGCGCCGCCAGCGCCTGTACACGGACGACGCGCCCGCCGCCGACGCCGCCCACTGA
- a CDS encoding GNAT family N-acetyltransferase, with protein sequence MTTSTPAVRPATRDDLPRALRTLRRAFSDYPFTRHTIAADGHLDRLHRFNELFLTRIGLEHGRVWVADGGAAVAAWTTPETAEAGSVFAELGPLFAEIAGDRAEIFAQTEAALGPHRPTGPVWFLGSVGVDPDRQGRGLGGAVIRPGLEAADAAGVPAFLETSDERNVRFYEHLGFEVTAECVLPGGGPRTWSMSRKPGS encoded by the coding sequence ATGACCACGAGCACCCCCGCGGTTCGCCCCGCCACCCGCGACGACCTCCCCCGGGCCCTGCGCACTCTCCGGCGGGCCTTCTCCGACTACCCCTTCACCCGCCACACCATCGCGGCCGACGGCCACCTCGACCGGCTGCACCGCTTCAACGAGCTGTTCCTCACCCGTATCGGCCTGGAGCACGGCCGGGTGTGGGTGGCCGACGGCGGTGCCGCGGTGGCCGCGTGGACCACACCGGAGACCGCCGAAGCGGGCAGCGTGTTCGCCGAGCTGGGACCGCTGTTCGCGGAGATCGCCGGGGACCGGGCCGAGATCTTCGCGCAGACCGAGGCCGCGCTGGGACCGCACCGGCCCACCGGGCCCGTGTGGTTCCTCGGCTCGGTCGGCGTGGACCCGGACCGGCAGGGCCGGGGGCTGGGCGGCGCGGTGATCCGCCCCGGTCTGGAGGCCGCCGACGCGGCGGGCGTGCCCGCCTTCCTGGAGACCTCCGACGAGCGCAACGTGCGCTTCTACGAACACCTCGGTTTCGAGGTGACGGCCGAGTGCGTCCTGCCCGGCGGCGGCCCGCGCACGTGGTCCATGTCCCGCAAGCCGGGTTCCTGA
- a CDS encoding MMPL family transporter: MGVTGLKTAGGRLAGWSAGHPWPALALWLAVVAVSATGGALAVRTPVGDLFDDDSTGRRVLAYALAGCAVVLVLLVALLAAVLPAVVSLLVSVSAVAVASGWWGVVARLFPGRGPSASVFALVAVLGTALGLTSCVLYLWFEQRARRHGALRPHVSRTAADATRTVLLSGLVTAAVVCGLFVSRDTMLSAVAIGVLLTVAAVMLAALTVLPAVTARFGRRLGWPRLPVLWRLTYRLGPPRLWPLLLRPSTRRPGWTLAASVVLLAALALPLAWWRPELPGHPPALLHTAEAARAHGIDATTIVAVIAATVLLGFAALTAVFRSAPAAVVVTVPAALGAAAACGTATVLLRMWKPGQAPGSWGHSTPAAWAPLLSFSLALAVSVLLLRMAVLRLTELRGAGLPPREATARALTSTSDGTTVTAVIMGAVFLLAERTASAEVGRLSVVLALSVVLTATVVRALTLPALSVLLSGTRWWARCAGRQAGQSLPQK; this comes from the coding sequence GTGGGTGTGACGGGCCTGAAGACGGCCGGGGGCAGGCTGGCGGGCTGGAGCGCGGGGCACCCGTGGCCCGCGCTCGCCCTGTGGCTGGCCGTCGTCGCGGTGTCCGCGACCGGCGGAGCCCTGGCCGTGCGCACCCCGGTCGGTGACCTCTTCGACGACGACTCGACGGGCCGCCGCGTGCTCGCGTACGCCCTCGCCGGCTGTGCCGTCGTCCTGGTGCTGCTCGTCGCGCTGCTCGCGGCGGTCCTCCCGGCCGTGGTGTCGCTGCTGGTCAGCGTGAGCGCCGTGGCCGTGGCCAGCGGCTGGTGGGGGGTGGTGGCCCGGCTGTTCCCCGGCCGGGGCCCGTCGGCGTCCGTCTTCGCCCTGGTCGCCGTGCTCGGTACGGCGCTCGGCCTGACGTCCTGCGTGCTGTATCTGTGGTTCGAGCAGCGGGCCCGGCGGCACGGGGCGCTGCGCCCGCACGTGTCCCGTACGGCGGCCGACGCCACCCGGACCGTGCTGCTCTCCGGCCTGGTGACGGCCGCGGTGGTCTGTGGGCTGTTCGTCTCGCGGGACACGATGCTCTCGGCCGTGGCCATCGGGGTGCTCCTGACGGTCGCGGCGGTGATGCTGGCCGCGCTCACCGTGCTGCCCGCGGTGACCGCCCGCTTCGGGCGGCGGCTGGGCTGGCCGCGGCTGCCGGTGCTGTGGCGGCTGACCTACCGGCTCGGCCCGCCGCGCCTGTGGCCGCTGCTGCTGCGGCCCAGCACCCGCCGCCCCGGCTGGACGCTCGCTGCCTCGGTGGTGCTGCTCGCCGCGCTGGCCCTGCCGCTGGCGTGGTGGCGCCCGGAACTCCCCGGCCACCCGCCCGCCTTGCTGCACACCGCGGAAGCCGCACGGGCGCACGGCATCGACGCCACGACGATCGTCGCGGTGATCGCGGCCACCGTCCTGCTGGGCTTCGCCGCGCTGACCGCCGTGTTCCGCTCCGCCCCCGCGGCCGTCGTGGTGACCGTCCCGGCGGCCCTGGGCGCCGCGGCGGCGTGCGGGACGGCCACGGTCCTCCTGCGTATGTGGAAGCCCGGCCAGGCGCCCGGCTCCTGGGGCCACAGCACACCCGCCGCCTGGGCGCCGCTGCTCAGCTTCTCCCTGGCGCTGGCCGTCTCGGTCCTGCTGCTGCGCATGGCCGTCCTGCGCCTCACGGAACTGCGGGGCGCGGGACTGCCGCCCCGTGAGGCCACGGCCCGCGCGCTGACCTCCACCTCGGACGGCACCACCGTCACCGCCGTCATCATGGGCGCCGTCTTCCTGCTCGCCGAGCGCACCGCCTCGGCCGAAGTGGGGCGGCTGAGCGTCGTCCTGGCCCTGTCGGTCGTGCTGACGGCCACCGTCGTACGGGCGTTGACGCTGCCCGCGCTGTCCGTTCTGCTCAGCGGGACCCGCTGGTGGGCACGCTGCGCCGGGCGGCAGGCGGGGCAATCCCTTCCTCAGAAGTAG
- a CDS encoding sensor histidine kinase, producing MTEGSHSDVQPARQGRNWFTAGWIAMGRGLTMFFLGLLAVFLAWFAIVGMSLTLLGFGLFLVPGLVAALRWSANAQRRLTGKTGVRIAEPYAPAPRTEGGWKGAWRKCEAIFTDSATWRDMLWAQCAVTVTGLFAIIPFASLVHGLFGMLLPFIWEPVVQAWDGTWYMFVPVRSQDSAWIAGGLGLLEIPVGLLIAPYVLRLHARITHSLLAPTAKARMGRRVEHLARTRTDVVDSSAAEIRRIERDLHDGAQARLLAMGMKLGAAESLLDENPEAVRTLLAETRDASVRALEELRDLVRGIHPPVLADRGLVDAVRSLALESRLQVQVTANLPARPEPAVESAAYFAVCELLANATKHSGARRVLVDIQYRANALAVSVTDDGHGGAGLESGSGLQGVQRRLAAFDGTLGISSPVGGPTTVSLQIPCALTVMP from the coding sequence ATGACCGAAGGTTCGCACAGCGACGTTCAGCCCGCGCGCCAGGGACGCAACTGGTTCACCGCCGGATGGATAGCCATGGGCCGCGGGCTGACCATGTTCTTCCTCGGACTGCTGGCCGTCTTCCTCGCCTGGTTCGCGATCGTCGGGATGTCCCTGACGCTCCTGGGCTTCGGCCTCTTCCTCGTACCGGGGCTGGTCGCGGCGCTGCGCTGGTCGGCCAACGCCCAGCGGCGGCTGACCGGCAAAACCGGTGTACGCATCGCCGAGCCGTACGCTCCCGCGCCGCGCACCGAGGGTGGCTGGAAGGGCGCCTGGCGCAAGTGCGAGGCGATCTTCACCGACAGCGCGACCTGGCGCGACATGCTGTGGGCCCAGTGCGCCGTCACGGTCACCGGCCTGTTCGCGATCATCCCGTTCGCCTCGCTCGTCCACGGCCTGTTCGGCATGCTGCTCCCGTTCATCTGGGAGCCGGTCGTCCAGGCGTGGGACGGCACCTGGTACATGTTCGTGCCGGTACGCAGCCAGGACTCCGCCTGGATCGCCGGCGGCCTCGGCCTGCTGGAGATCCCGGTCGGCCTGCTGATCGCCCCGTACGTGCTGCGCCTGCACGCCCGGATCACCCACTCCCTGCTGGCGCCCACCGCCAAGGCCCGGATGGGTCGGCGCGTCGAGCACCTGGCCCGCACCCGTACCGACGTCGTCGACTCCTCCGCCGCCGAGATCCGCCGCATCGAGCGCGATCTGCACGACGGCGCGCAGGCCCGGCTGCTCGCCATGGGCATGAAGCTGGGCGCCGCCGAATCGCTGCTGGACGAGAACCCGGAAGCCGTCCGCACCCTGCTCGCCGAGACCCGCGACGCCTCCGTACGCGCCCTGGAGGAGCTGCGCGACCTGGTGCGCGGCATCCACCCGCCGGTGCTCGCCGACCGCGGCCTGGTGGACGCCGTCCGCTCGCTCGCGCTGGAGAGCCGCCTCCAGGTCCAGGTGACCGCCAACCTCCCGGCCCGCCCGGAGCCGGCCGTGGAGTCGGCCGCCTACTTCGCCGTGTGCGAGCTGCTGGCCAACGCGACCAAGCACTCCGGTGCGCGCCGGGTGCTCGTCGACATCCAGTACCGGGCCAACGCGCTGGCGGTGAGCGTGACCGACGACGGCCACGGCGGCGCGGGCCTGGAGTCCGGCAGCGGCCTCCAGGGAGTCCAGCGGCGGCTGGCCGCCTTCGACGGGACCCTCGGCATCAGCAGCCCGGTCGGCGGCCCCACCACCGTCAGCCTCCAGATCCCCTGCGCACTGACGGTCATGCCCTGA
- a CDS encoding 3-oxoacyl-[acyl-carrier-protein] synthase III C-terminal domain-containing protein — MPISELREESPLDAGMARRFQRFYGLASVCRDPERTEAELLLAAAAKLDGLRGQEERVRYLVQARTFVSSRPDPTSALRYIGRELGLSNATAFSVAGQACASGLQAVDICGRLLAADADPDALALVLTGEKTFTPVARCVPRSNVGGEAAAAVLVRRGGAADGDRVLGRAVRTHGEFHAEAITGAASSAEFNKLYPEALEDVMLAACADSGVTLDDIDLIIPHSVNTISWKAVADRFGFPVERIFLDNIPVTGHCFAADPFINYGTAGQLGRLRPGARYLLTAVGLGATYSAMVVEH, encoded by the coding sequence GTGCCGATTTCCGAACTCCGGGAGGAATCCCCGCTCGACGCGGGGATGGCCCGCCGTTTCCAGCGCTTTTACGGGCTGGCGTCGGTGTGCCGGGACCCGGAGCGCACCGAGGCGGAGCTGTTGCTCGCCGCGGCGGCCAAACTCGACGGGCTCAGGGGGCAGGAGGAGCGGGTCCGCTACCTCGTGCAGGCCCGCACCTTCGTCAGCAGCAGGCCGGATCCTACCAGCGCACTGCGGTACATCGGCAGGGAATTGGGACTGTCGAACGCCACCGCGTTCTCGGTGGCGGGCCAGGCGTGCGCGAGCGGTCTGCAGGCGGTCGACATCTGCGGCCGGCTGCTGGCGGCGGACGCCGACCCGGACGCGCTGGCGCTGGTGCTGACCGGTGAGAAGACCTTCACGCCCGTCGCCCGGTGCGTCCCGCGCAGCAATGTCGGCGGCGAGGCCGCGGCGGCCGTGCTGGTACGCCGGGGCGGCGCGGCGGACGGGGACCGGGTGCTCGGCCGGGCCGTGCGCACCCATGGGGAGTTCCACGCCGAGGCGATTACCGGAGCGGCCTCGTCCGCGGAGTTCAACAAGCTCTACCCGGAAGCGCTGGAGGACGTGATGCTGGCCGCCTGCGCGGATTCCGGGGTCACGCTCGACGACATCGACCTGATCATTCCGCACAGCGTCAACACCATTTCCTGGAAAGCGGTCGCGGACCGTTTCGGATTTCCTGTGGAACGCATTTTTCTGGACAACATCCCGGTGACCGGCCACTGCTTCGCCGCGGACCCTTTCATCAACTACGGGACGGCCGGACAGCTCGGCCGGTTGCGCCCCGGCGCGCGGTATCTGCTGACCGCCGTCGGACTGGGCGCGACGTACTCGGCGATGGTCGTCGAGCACTGA
- a CDS encoding 4'-phosphopantetheinyl transferase family protein: MTGAGCPPDGTVHVWRIPLSAPPHVVSELTAVLDPGERERGERALPEDRARSRIAHGAARLILGAYLAEPPEHLRYTYGRWGKPALHGHPELRFNLSHSGGLALLAVASQRALGIDVERLPHPADRAVRKAERWFPAEEAAYVRAGRDSDDAAARFTALWTRKEAWVKAAGGRMVQGLRLPVGPGMRDGDVVRDPEGRVPGRWSLTGVPVGDGYVAALAVAAEPGERPVRLEVRRWRRSGT; the protein is encoded by the coding sequence GTGACCGGTGCGGGGTGTCCGCCGGACGGCACGGTGCACGTCTGGCGGATACCGCTGTCCGCGCCGCCTCACGTCGTCAGCGAGCTGACCGCCGTGCTCGATCCCGGGGAGCGGGAGCGCGGCGAACGGGCCCTGCCCGAGGACCGCGCGCGCTCCCGCATCGCCCACGGCGCGGCCCGGCTGATCCTGGGCGCGTACTTGGCCGAGCCGCCAGAGCACCTGCGCTACACCTACGGCCGCTGGGGCAAGCCCGCACTGCACGGCCACCCCGAACTGCGCTTCAACCTCTCCCACTCCGGCGGCCTGGCACTGCTGGCGGTCGCGTCGCAGCGCGCGCTCGGGATCGATGTGGAGCGGCTGCCGCATCCGGCCGACCGGGCCGTCCGTAAGGCCGAGCGCTGGTTTCCGGCTGAGGAGGCGGCGTACGTGCGCGCGGGGCGTGATTCCGATGACGCCGCAGCGCGCTTCACAGCGCTGTGGACCCGTAAGGAAGCGTGGGTCAAGGCTGCGGGTGGGCGCATGGTGCAGGGGTTACGGCTGCCGGTGGGGCCGGGGATGCGGGACGGCGACGTCGTACGGGACCCGGAAGGGCGGGTCCCCGGGCGGTGGTCGCTGACCGGTGTGCCGGTAGGGGACGGCTACGTGGCGGCGCTGGCCGTGGCGGCGGAGCCGGGGGAGCGGCCCGTACGCCTGGAGGTCAGGCGGTGGCGACGTTCAGGTACGTGA